In Cicer arietinum cultivar CDC Frontier isolate Library 1 chromosome 7, Cicar.CDCFrontier_v2.0, whole genome shotgun sequence, the genomic window AAAACAAAATCGGGTTGGGCCAATGATATTTAATAagtaaactattttaatttcgTAATTGCTCGTTCAATCCCTATGTTTGCTCATTTTACCGGATTCTGATAGTGTAAACTTGAATAAAATACACTATTGGATCTTAATTTTCAGTAGTGTATTTGGAGGCGCAGGATACAACATTAGAGGCAGATAAACAaccttcttttaatttttcaaaatattgcaTAAAAACGTGGTCAGTCTGGCCCAATGGGCTAGACCAAATGACCcaaatatttttggaaatgTAACTAAGAAGGCAGCCCAGCCCAAAATGTGAGTGATATAATAGgcttaattattaatattttttatctgtGTGGTTTCATTGATTAGTGATTTTTGTTTATTCAATTGCTTAAATAAATTCTTCATAGAATTCTAATCAAGCAAATTTGGTCTCAATATTAATATTctatttaattgatatttgaAGTGTTGATCTAAGCCACATTTTTCaatgagcatatcaaatgaCAATAATCTATTACAActgtgattttattttaaaaaacataaatttcatcaataaaCTAATGTTTACTTTCTCTTGACAATCTATGTTATATGTTTCTTTTACCACAATAAAAATCATGATTCAATTCAGAAAATTTAGTTAGAAATTGAAtagaatattaataaaaatataggaCAAAAATCACACATCACtaaaaacacaataaataaagtctataataataataatttaaagattaaagaaatcaaatatttgaaatcataTATACCTGGTCTTGACATGAGGTTGGCGAATCACAGTAAAATTGATCTATAATAATAGGATTTGATACATTTTCCACCCTCACATTCTGAAACCGTACCCCTCGAACATATCCAGAACCTCCCTACATGCCATTGACAAAACATTCCTTATCATTCTCAAATATATCATCAATTCCCACAGTTTCCAAATGTAAGTGAAAAATAATTCTAGAATTATAAAATGTCCAATTAAATGagatataatttgtttttatttttttcgtgGGTGGATGATTATTGCTcctttaaattaaatgattggAACTAGACTCCTTCAGTACCATATTAAGTGTCGAAAAACATGTagcaatttacaaaattattcttattaattgTTGGATATTAATCATTGTCATAAGTACGTCGTAGTCAAGTAATTGACATAGTATTAATTTGGatttaatagaaataaaattattgttatattaaaatcataaaatgacTTATCactaaaaaagatataaaatgacttttttttacTTACGTGGCACTTAATATGAGACAAAATGAATCCTTAAACTTGGTGTGATTTACtaatcattataaacaaaaattgttaCTTTCGTTAAATATAAGTTTCATTCAAAAAAACATTTGTCttcaaatataaatcattttttaaattactagaTGCATTAAGTATTTTTACAAAACATATCTCTAATTAATTTACTACATTTTAATGTCATTGTTTaactaaaatatcaattaaaggGTCGTTTgaaatatcaataaataaatttaatatttacctaatattcttaatatatgtaaaaattatttaaaggtttttttataataaagtattaatagttaaattaattaatgattctgacaccaaattaattaatacttgAGATATTAGCATAGTGTAAAAGCATGATTcgtaatttcaaattttctaaaaattattataaaataatcattaaaagtgttactttgattaataaaaatttatttttcttaatttatttttaaaaaaaaaaagtttaccaagataaaaatagaaaattctacCTGCCAAGTCTTTATTCTGACACCATTAGTAGTTTCTTTTAGAAATGCTGTATCCAAAATCACTTTCGTGACTACACCAGTTGAGTTGTCTTTACCAAGGCTTCCAATGCTACCAAAAAGTAGTGTTTCAGAAAGTGAATAACTACTTTACCCAACATGTCAATAATAactatttcataaatttatttttatttttatttttacttttgagTTTGATATCTTATGTTTCCACAAGTCACGTAATCTTATGTGTGTGGCTCATTTATGTAACTAACACTTCTAGAAAAAATAGGGTGCGAACCACTACTTTGGCATCAATTTCATTTGTGTTTGGGgctaaataaatttgatttgattaaatttgagtttaaagtaaatgtttttgttcaaaaagtaattttgacattagtgtaaatttttttctttttctttttgaggaatAGTGTAAATTTGTTTAGCTTAACagaaactattttttatttctttttttctttttgagaatttttttatctcttttagttaaacataatttgaataaaattaaaaataatttactattttaatatcacttcattttttacaaaaatgaatTCAAACATGTTAACTAGTCAAGTTATCAATTAACATTATCAAGTGACGTAAAAGTTGATAGTTTCACAAAAGTTTCATGAGTGACTATGATTTGTTGTGATGTGAATATTGATGGATAAAAGGTGTTTATTCTTcataaaagtatatataatatagtaaCTATTGTGTGTCGAAAATCTTTGGGCAATCATAAGCATCCTAATTTTCAATGTAgtaccaaacaaatattaacattgattttgaaataaattgagTGATGAAGATTTGATTATACCTGATTCCATGTCCTGGTCCACAATAAATTCTCTTCATTTTGATATTAGAACTAGCATTCACAATTGAAATGCAATCATCCCctgaatatatataacaaagaaaTAGTCAATGTATTTGTGTGTAAGcattttataagattttaaatgaaattgtgcaaaattgttttgaataaagtaatttatgttcaaattttGATATACTTTTAGAGTAAATTTAACGTAAAACTTCAACATAATAcaagttatttttcttttataacttTTAGTTAAACTTTAGATGCAGAATTATAGATTTATCTGAGTGTAAACATGtttgataaattcaaatattGAAACACTCTATCGTGAAACCAAACATGTGTCCTTTTCTTTGAATCTCATAATTGCTAAAGCACATTTCAAGCATAAAAATGTTGATTCTAGTTGAGAACCTGTTCCAATTTTGCAGTCTTGGACTAGGACATTTGTTGATTCACTAATATGGATACCATCAGTATTTGGACTATCTCCCGGTGAAGACACTTTCACTCCTAAAATTCGAACCGAATTGCATCGTGATATCGTAAAATGCATCTGTTGGCTATTCTGGATAGTTAGTCCTTTCACCTTTATAGCTGAACTGTTATCAATGGTTAGTGCCTGCAATCACCCTTCAAAGTTAAAACTACATATATACTTAAAATATATACTTTCTTTTATGATTAGGGATCGAACTCGGTAGTTAAAAAAGTTGTTCTTACTGTTGGTGCACCTCTGCAAGGCtgtgaagaaagaaaaaaccgAAATGTTAGTATTGCAACATAAGTTTGTTTTTTACAAACTTGTAAAATAACAAAGTAAAAAAGTTCCGAAAAATTACATTAGTTTTGTTCTTTTTGCATGAGGCTGCCCACCATTTACTTCCTGAGCCATCAATAACTCCAGAACCTTGGAAAACAACTTTGCTCAATTTAGAAAAATCGAGCCAAACACGCGGAAGTTTTGGATCCCAGTTCTTAGGATCGTCCGGGGCAACCAATGTTCCATCAATCTGGAAATGCAAATACCATGTTATATAATTGTAATGACTTGCAGATTAAATCTAAAACTATATTAAATCTATATAATGTTTTTCGTTTATGCAATATGCATCACCTGGATGATTAACATGTCTGCACATGGCCCTTTGAATTTCGTTGCGTTAACGAGGTATCGGCGTCCTTGAGGAACCAATAGAACCGATTTCGGTGTAGAACAAGCAACTTCCCATGCTTTTTGTAAAGCCTATATAAATCACAGAATTGATTAGTACAGAAAAAAACAGTTGCATATGTTGAACAACCTCAAATGTATAAAGTTCATGTTGAACATAGAAAATGGGACTAGAATGAAAGAACTTACCGATGTATCATCGGTTTCTCCATCTCCTGCAGCACCAAAGCTGTCAACATTGACAAGAACCTTTCCACCGCGTTCGCTTGTCCAAGAAGGGATGTCAGAAAATTCTACCTCATTTTCCTCCTCTATGTCCAGGTTGTTGAGTTCTTCAACCATGCCAATGTTGTTGTCACACGTCATGCTTCCTGAAACTCCACGAGCCACTATCAGCAAACCGAGTAAGGTGACCAACAAGAAGAATTTTCCCATATTTTTTGTTCCTGTTGGATGTATTGCAAAGGATTTGGTTGATTTGATTAATGCATATGATTATGAATACTTTGGTTATAATTTATATGCATAGATTAGCTTTGGAAAAATGAAGGATTTGGAGAGGCTTTATGGCTTGGCTTGTAAGTGGATGAAGGTGTTACATTTTTCTACATGCCAACACTTAAagtacaagaaaaaaaaatatttgtaatagtTTGCTTTACTCATCAACCATTTAAAGAACTCACAATAGTAACAGTTGCACTATCTCCACTATGCCTCAATGAAAGAGAAGTGAAGACTCTTATTATTGCATATTCcaatcaacattttttttacatttgtataataataataataataataataataataataataataataataatgataaaaataataatagtaataataataatgcaatGTGATACAAAAAAAGGGGGTGGGAAATTATATTCCTATTTTTGGAATCATTAAGTTTGTTACACCAAACAAGGGAACACAAATGCTTACCCTTATTTTCTTGGCATGCCCACAAAAAACTTCTCACAAAAGAAGCCTTTCCCTTAAATTTTAGGATAGCCAGAAATAGACAAGACTATACCAAAATTTGCCATGATTGTTGTATCTTGTGTGAATAATGAGCAAAGATGATTTATCAATTCAGGAACTCTTTATTTTCTTGTGTCACTTTCTTATCTCAATTAAACTACAACCAATCTCTCTTGACATCTTCCTTGCTAGAGCAACGTCTCTTATTTGCATTGCGGCATCAAATTTTCCTATCTCGGCGTAAAAgtttgaagcttgcaaccacaCTGCAGGATCATCTGGATCTAGCTCGACTAAAACTTGTGCTGCTCTTGTTCCAATTTCTTCATTCTTGTGAATCCTGCAACTTTGGAGCAAAGAGCTCCACATAAAACAGTCTCCTTTTCCCTGTGCATTTAGCAGAAACTCTTCGGCTTCGTGTAGAAGTCCTGCACGGCATAAAAGATCCACCATACATGAAAAATGTCGCCGATCTGGGTGAATCTTATGAAAAGATATCATCGAGTTAAAGACTATTCTTCCTTCCTCAACTAGTCCTGTATGACTACACCCCGTTAACACGCATAAGAAGGTAACTTTGTCCGGTTTTATGCCTTTCTCAATCATAGCATGAAGAATCGAAAGTCCTTCTTTCCCCATTCCGTTCCAGGCGTAACCATTGATCATAGAAGTGAAGCAAAAAGCATTTGGAGTTGGAATGTTCTCAAAAATCCGACGAGAAAGTTCCACATGACCGCATCTTGAATATGCATCCATAAGGGAACACGCAACCGCAGAGTCTCCTTCAACACCGGATTTCAACGCAAAACAATGCAGTAACTGAGAGCTAGTGAAGCTTGCCGAAGCAGACACTGATGCCTTCAATGTGGTCGAAAGGGTTACTTCATCCGGCATAAGACCTTCATCAACCATTAAACCAAACAATTCCACCACATCTTCAATTCCACCACAATGAGACAAAGAGGTCATCAATGAATTGCAACACTCCAAAGTTCTCTTTGGAAGACACTCAAATACAGCCACAGAACTCTCAATATCCCAACATTTTCCATACATATCAATCAAAGCAGACTGAACATGCACACTCATTTCATCAAAACCCAATTTCATAACACAAGAATGAATCTGCTTCCCCAAACCAATATCCTTAGTCCTACTACACAAATTCAAGAAACTGACGAACGTATGAACCGACGGCCTATGTCCCCACATTTGCATAACATTAAAAAACTCCAAAGCATCAACTACCAAATCATTGTCTGCATAAACAGAAACCAAAGAGTTCCATGAAATAACATCCTCAACTTGTATCTCTTCAAAACACTTCCTAGCACCAACAAAACACCCACATGCAGAGTAAAAATCGACCAAAGCATTAACAACAAAAACATTAGATTCCACCAGACCCACCTTCAAAACAAACCCTTGAAGCATCTTCCCTTCATGAAACCTTCTTTGAACACTACACCCTCTAAGCAAATAACAAAAAGTAACTCCATTTGGCACCACACCTTCAAAACACATCCTAGAGTAAAACCCAAGCAACTCTTCAACCACACAACCCATTTCACAAAACCCACGAAACATCACATTCCAAACACTCAAATTTCTCTCAGGCAACTCATCAAACAGTTTCAGTGCAACCCcttttagaccaaaattcatATAGAACCCAACAAGTGCCCCACCAACAAACACATTCCATAAAAATCCAAACTTTACAACCCTGCAATGAACCTGAGAACCTTCTCTACAAAACCCAGAATTTGTACAAAGAGATACAACAGAAGCAAACGTAGTTGACGTTTCTTTTATTCCATACAAACCCATTTGGGAATAGAGATGAAAAGCTTTCTTGGGTGGCAAACAAGAGGATGAAATGATCAAGTTATAGGTTACAGTGTCACGCATATGCATGTTGTGGAACACTTCAAGTGCTGATTTTGTGTCCTTCGATTTTATGAAAGCGTTGATTTGGCGATTGTTAAAGTAGATATAGTCGGTGGTATTGTTGAAAGAGGGAATTTGTGTGCATGTTGGTGTTGTTATGGGTCTGATGAAggtgtttttgaattttggacAACATTTAGTATGTAATTGTTTGGTTAAGATTGTCATGATTGGAAGAAATTGAGTGTTTGATTGATTTATTCAGAAGGAATGAGATTAGTATGTCGTATCATTTCTGTCTAGGAATGGAATTGAACCAATTAGTGGTAAATAGTTATACATCATATATCAAACTTATTGGAATTTCTTTCTCAAGACTAGTATgtaaatatagattatagaacACTACTGCCTCTTGTCCTTTTAAGAGATATTTAGAAAAATAGTTGACGTATTTCATACATATTTGaacaaaaactaatatatttgttatcttaaatgtgtatttataaaaagataggataaaatatgttattttattttattattattataagaatTTAATTGATGTAAAGAgcttttataatattaatcaatcacaattgttagataaataaaatatttaattttttttctaattatttataaaatcagtCACACGATTGATTAGATTTATCGACGTACGATGTAAAActtatgaaaattaaactcttattataattttatgatttttcaaaaaaaattcttcagctttatttttattttatggtaaATTATATATTCGtcctttatattatttttagattttattttgctcctttaagttatttttttctcattttattcttttatgttAGAAATGTTAGACACTAAAGTTTCTCCATTTCATTCTGAATTTTTATGTCATTAGACAATTTGATCTCTTAAATTATCGAAGTTAGAAATTTTACTCCTTTAATTTACAAAGATATTTATACAAATGATTAAAATGTCTAATATTTGtgacttaattaaaaaatcaaagtgtttaatatttataatttaaattatatttaaaatgaaaaaataaaaataaaacttaaataacTAAAGGGTCTAATATTTGTAGCTTAATTACGTAATCGAAGTGTTTAATGTTTGAAACTAAAAGATTAAAGTGGAATAAAAAAGTTTGTGAAATCAAAATGTctaatacttttaatttaaagtactaaaatgaaataaacataatttaaaaaccaaaataaaaatttaaaattaatttattactttattcaaaatgaaatataaggaAAATTATCTCTTGCCATATCACATGATGTCAAATGCAAGAAAATGTGCAAAACACAAATTGTGATTTTGTATTCTTAAgacacaattaattaattttttttaatgttatccttaaaaataacactttaaatattcatccataatttttactttttttttttacagaaattcATCTATAATTTGAAGGACAAAATTTAGGTATAGTTTTCTTTAGgtatttttcatacttttatCAAAGTTtgttataataacaaaaaaaaaattaagaactaCACGAAAATTAGCTAACTAAATACACCTAAATATTATCCTAATTTTAAACTATCAATGCATCGATAATGCTGTAAAATTGTATTGAgcagttaaatatgtttttattccCTATAAAAtgtatatcaattaattttagtctttctaaataaaaatataatttttagtccttataaaatattcaacaaaCACTATTAGTCCCTACTTAAATGAAACATGTTTAATGtctttcaactttaaaatatttgaatgtttATTGCAAATATATTTAGCACATTATAGAAAACTCATTCACAAAAGTTTAGAGTTTTTTTACTTGAGATGAagtaaatatgaatttttaaatatacaactaaagataaaattaataaaaatatgaatttataaatcgagttttgagtttattttttgtgaaagaactttttatattattgtaaaCATGCttgcaaaaatttatttaaaactatagGTTGACTTAacaatagagactaaaattgtatctataataattttttataaataaaagttgtatttttattttacaaagactaaaagtaaaaaataaaaaatttataaagacttaaaacatatttaaactacGACcaattagttattattttttcttaattccTTTGTAGAAAATCTTAAATTACTTTCATGTCAAAACATAAGatataacattaaataattaattatataactttttttgaatACATAGaagaaatgataaatatattatCATAATTTGTCACACAACTGATTCAACTAATAATATAATCACTTGAATTAAGATTGAAAGACATTAATTATATAACTTAATTAACCATTTTCCCTTCTACTCCAATATATTAACATGTCAAGAGGATATCCAATTTTGCTTGCAAGTTGTATTCTTTGAAAACCTTAAAACTCGATTAAGCTTCAAAACATTACATATAAAAGCTTATCATCCTTTACCATTCTTGGAAGATAATCCCAGTTGCTTATAGTAACTTTACCACCAACTATATCATGACATTCACATGTAAAGGGCCAAACATAATAACTTTATTCTACTTGCTTCCAATTgaagaaaatacacaaatttagcCATTCAAATTCCTCGGATGAAAATTTATTGTGTAAAACTGCATTGAATATATAGGGTTGACTCAACGGTGGTGCTGATGCTTAAAGCAAACTTTTGGGAGATTTTAGTCTTTTTGCTAGTATGTGTGACCTTTTTTCTGTTTGCTTAAGCTTAAGGTTGGTCCTTTTGAGTTTTGAccaaaatgtgtgtttttttacaGTATAAAAAGAAATGGTCTTAAACatgttgtatatatatatatcactttttatttttttcttcataaaaaaaatgttttttgtttttttataaattatatataatattttttttaattcttattgttttgttttcgtccttttaaagtttatttGTGTTGGAATTAATTTCTATAATATGTgtctaatatttattattttagtctttttgtaGATGGTATttagaaaaactaaaattaaatcatCTATCTATTATACTACATGAACTAATTTTACGATAAACagaatttagaaaaattaaaataaaactataaagtTGGTTCAACATAATATAAGAcctaaaacaaatatataaggCCTAAAACAAACATTTGTTGCAGAGTCTAACTTTTcatgaaattattttatgttttctagacaaataattaaaatttcaagtttaaaatattgttttaaataaagtagatagtataattaaataaataagtaaattgaCATAAATAGTAGGTAAGTTCAACGTAAATATATAGACATTGTAGATTTGTATTTAtgcttatttgtttttctcataACAATGGTCTAATCATTAGTGTCATACTCTAACAATAAGATGCAAAAGAGTTCTTACAAAAATGGCATGAAACATTtaagatttaatatttttttacaaaaatgagTCTATAAATAGTATGAcaaattagttgtttttcagagaGATCTAAAATAAGGGCTTTAGTCATCTCTTTCTTGGGCCGGACTTGCAAGACTACAAAGTGATATACTTGTGAggattaataatattttttgtactaGTACTAGtagaaaaaattgtatattaatatatttaaatccaCCACACTAAATTTCTCGATTGTAATAGTCGTCTCTCTCAAACTCTAATCCTAGATTTTCTTCGTCTTCCTCCATTAAAGATGATGATTtagaatcattttttttatttagaattattttttgatttagaATCACCCCtttcaaattgttttttccttcactttatttaaataggtctttcacacaaatttttaatttttttttatattttttgttttaatttcgtCATCTAGATGcaacactttttttattttcttgtcttGATGCAGTGCTTTTTTCCATTTTGGTGCGATAttctttttaacaaatttaaatttgttttgcaTATTCTATAATTTAAATCTATGAAtatcgttttttttttagtaaaataaaaatagaaacgaAGATAATTTCTTTTGTCAGTGGACTCGAAGCCGTCCTTATAATTTGAGTGTTCCGTCCGAAATTTAAACTtgatgttctattttttttttatgtaagtgcaaattaaaaagttagagtcaaaactaaaatataattctagAAACTAAGATAAGACCTGGTTGTTGATTGGTGAATTTTGATCCCGCAATTATTGTTGTCTTGCGAGATTAAAATCTCTCTATTTTGAATTGGATATAGTTCAaactaaaagtaaataattaaaagtttctaaaataaaaaaagaactaTAGCCATTGTAAAATAACATCTCAATGTTTTGTCAAATCTATAAAAATGGaatattaaagaaattataaaaCTTTTACCTTTTGAAATGATAGTAATGATAGTAGAAACGAAGAATTGTTAGTAAAAgagattttttagaaaatattttttttttcttcagaaatTTGAGAgaccaaaaaataataagagtagataaattaaaaaagataaaatatttttactttctaCAGTTCTAATTTTA contains:
- the LOC101490439 gene encoding probable polygalacturonase At1g80170 isoform X1, coding for MGKFFLLVTLLGLLIVARGVSGSMTCDNNIGMVEELNNLDIEEENEVEFSDIPSWTSERGGKVLVNVDSFGAAGDGETDDTSALQKAWEVACSTPKSVLLVPQGRRYLVNATKFKGPCADMLIIQIDGTLVAPDDPKNWDPKLPRVWLDFSKLSKVVFQGSGVIDGSGSKWWAASCKKNKTNPCRGAPTALTIDNSSAIKVKGLTIQNSQQMHFTISRCNSVRILGVKVSSPGDSPNTDGIHISESTNVLVQDCKIGTGDDCISIVNASSNIKMKRIYCGPGHGISIGSLGKDNSTGVVTKVILDTAFLKETTNGVRIKTWQGGSGYVRGVRFQNVRVENVSNPIIIDQFYCDSPTSCQDQSSALEISEIIYQNISGSTNSAKAIKFDCSDTVPCSNLVLSNVDLEKQDGTVETYCHSAQGFGYGIVHPSADCLNSNDKISQVVQSPQSITYEDDIRHIEL
- the LOC101490439 gene encoding probable polygalacturonase At1g80170 isoform X2, with translation MTCDNNIGMVEELNNLDIEEENEVEFSDIPSWTSERGGKVLVNVDSFGAAGDGETDDTSALQKAWEVACSTPKSVLLVPQGRRYLVNATKFKGPCADMLIIQIDGTLVAPDDPKNWDPKLPRVWLDFSKLSKVVFQGSGVIDGSGSKWWAASCKKNKTNPCRGAPTALTIDNSSAIKVKGLTIQNSQQMHFTISRCNSVRILGVKVSSPGDSPNTDGIHISESTNVLVQDCKIGTGDDCISIVNASSNIKMKRIYCGPGHGISIGSLGKDNSTGVVTKVILDTAFLKETTNGVRIKTWQGGSGYVRGVRFQNVRVENVSNPIIIDQFYCDSPTSCQDQSSALEISEIIYQNISGSTNSAKAIKFDCSDTVPCSNLVLSNVDLEKQDGTVETYCHSAQGFGYGIVHPSADCLNSNDKISQVVQSPQSITYEDDIRHIEL
- the LOC105851054 gene encoding putative pentatricopeptide repeat-containing protein At3g05240, producing MTILTKQLHTKCCPKFKNTFIRPITTPTCTQIPSFNNTTDYIYFNNRQINAFIKSKDTKSALEVFHNMHMRDTVTYNLIISSSCLPPKKAFHLYSQMGLYGIKETSTTFASVVSLCTNSGFCREGSQVHCRVVKFGFLWNVFVGGALVGFYMNFGLKGVALKLFDELPERNLSVWNVMFRGFCEMGCVVEELLGFYSRMCFEGVVPNGVTFCYLLRGCSVQRRFHEGKMLQGFVLKVGLVESNVFVVNALVDFYSACGCFVGARKCFEEIQVEDVISWNSLVSVYADNDLVVDALEFFNVMQMWGHRPSVHTFVSFLNLCSRTKDIGLGKQIHSCVMKLGFDEMSVHVQSALIDMYGKCWDIESSVAVFECLPKRTLECCNSLMTSLSHCGGIEDVVELFGLMVDEGLMPDEVTLSTTLKASVSASASFTSSQLLHCFALKSGVEGDSAVACSLMDAYSRCGHVELSRRIFENIPTPNAFCFTSMINGYAWNGMGKEGLSILHAMIEKGIKPDKVTFLCVLTGCSHTGLVEEGRIVFNSMISFHKIHPDRRHFSCMVDLLCRAGLLHEAEEFLLNAQGKGDCFMWSSLLQSCRIHKNEEIGTRAAQVLVELDPDDPAVWLQASNFYAEIGKFDAAMQIRDVALARKMSREIGCSLIEIRK